The genomic region ATCTGATCTCCTTTCAACAAGAAGATCATACACCTAATCTTCATGTTCCCGTGGTGGATGCAGGCATGGGTAACACTGGTATAAATATTTCAGAGAGTAGTACAAGGAAAAAGCCTACAAATCGCCGTTCGAGTAAGCCCAATTTTGATGGTGAAGATGACAAGACACAGAAGAAAATGGTTCATCGAGAAATCGAAAAAGAACGCAGGCAAGGAATGAGTAAATTGTATGCTTCACTTAGGGATTTACTTCCTCTTGAATTCGTCAAGGTGAACAATTATTTTTTTAGTTTTCACTTTTCCATTTAGTTATATATGTAAGTGCTAAATCATTACAATTGAGAACCTATTAGTTACATATATACTATGCTactaattattagggttaaataactAACTATTTATAGTATTTTCTTCTTAATGTACTTGTCTCATGAGTTAAACTATGCTACTAGCTATTAGGGTTAAATTAGTGTACTTGTTAACCTAATATGGTTAATTAAGTGTGTTGATGTATATATTATAGGGAAACCGTTCGATATCAGATCACATACACCAGGCAGTGGATTATATCAAACAAGTGGAAGAAAATGTTAAAGGTCTAAGTATGAAGAGAGATCAACTCAAGAACATATCAGGCACTAATGCTAGTTATGTTTCTAATAATGTGTCAGTCAACTTAAGTGAAGGTGGAGTGAAGATTGTGATAAATAGTTGCTCGATTGAGGACGGGTTTAGTCTATCTGCGGTACTCAAAACTCTTCTCGAAGAAGGTCTTAATGTCACGAGCTGCATTTTAACCAAAGTAAACGATCGTTTTATTCACTCTATTCAGTCTGAGGTACCATGTACATGACATTGTTCTTTAACCCTAAAATAAGTGATTATTTGCTCCGCTTATTTAACCCTAAATTAAATTGTTGGATTGTACATGTGTTCTTGCAGGCAAATGATATAGCGTTGATTGATCCATCAATGCTGCAACAAAGACTAGTTTTTGCTGCTAATAATCAGATCAATTAATTAAGGAAGTTCTTATTATATCACCTCTTGGTCAGCAATAGTGTGTACGTAGATGTAAGCTGCACTTTATGGTTTAGTTTGTACAATGGCATGGTCTGAATTGAAGGTGAATCTATGAGTATTTAATTTTAAGTTCTTCTGAAAATGTGTGTTTTACTATTCTTACAATTTGGTAACTTCAGTTCATGGTTTGCATTGGTTTTCTTGGTATGTAGTAAGCGAAATTTTTGAAGAAACACTCAACTTTAATCCTTATTTTGTCACCTATAATTACAGGCAACTAGGCAAGTGCTCATAAAGTTTATTCACCTTGATAACAGTACTCATGGTAATATGTAAATTAATACTTCGTATTAGACCATTCCCAACCATGACGCCTTCCTCAACATTtcttcagcgccacatcagctttctctttCCACATTactcaccacttcctcccataacactccTATAACACACAattgccaaccatgacatacttcctccccatcacatacctcacaaaattaattaaataaattaagttACAAATGTATAAGCTATGAGTACAAGTGAAAACAACACTTCTCTCTTTCATCCGTCCTCATTTATGCTTATACATGACAAATTCAAGGGCGAGAGATGTGAGGGCAAGTGAGGGCTAGGTGAGGGCTTGACATTGCCAATGGCACCCTCACATGAAATGGTTGATGACACTCCCCAGCACTTGCCGCTGGAAGTGGTCTTATACAATTACCACTTGAAAACTTGCATGTTGATGATCCATGCACACACATCATCCGATGTTCTTCACTAATTCTTCTGTAAAAGTTCTAATGTGTTTCTTATATGAAGTTTGTGCCTATTGTCATGCTCAATATTGTATCTAGATCTACTGTACTTGTAGTACCGGCCATGCCTTACTGAAACGAATTAAATAGACTTAAGATTTGTCATTTGTTGTTCTACATGGTGCATTTTCATGTATAACATGTGTTAGTCACAAATTAACACTTGTAGTTATAGAATAATGAAAAATTACAAACTCTTGATGATTTTCATTCATGTATCGGTCTCTCTATATACACAGGTAATCAACTATCTATAGTAACTAAATTGCCTTTATTTTAGGCTCGATATTCTGCAGTATTCTACAAGATATATGCCAAAATTAAGCTATGAGTTTGTTACAACCGTGACTTGTTTTCCAAGGTCTATTACTCCCCCGCAGTCGAAGCGATCGGAGGATGTATGTAGAGACTGGACCGAAAATCAGTAAAAAGCAAACGAGGGAGACCCTTTGTGAATATATCTGCAATTTGATAACGTGTGGGAACGTGTAATACGCGAACTTGACCTTTAGCAACTCGTTCTCGGACAAAATGAATATCAAGTTCAATATGTTTTGTTCGTTGATGTTGAACCGGATTGCCGGATAAGTAAATAGCACTTACTTTATCACAAAACACTAAGGTAGCTTTCGAAACTGGACAAGCAAGTTCAAGCAACAAATTTCTCAACCAACAAGATTCGATAACTACATTCGCAACTCCCCAATATTCAGCCTCGGCACTAGAGCGAGAAACTGTGGGTTGTCTTTTAGATGACCAAGATATTAAGTTATCACCCAAGTAAACACAATAACCCGAAGTGGAATGACGGGAATCAGGACAACCAC from Rutidosis leptorrhynchoides isolate AG116_Rl617_1_P2 chromosome 9, CSIRO_AGI_Rlap_v1, whole genome shotgun sequence harbors:
- the LOC139869066 gene encoding transcription factor bHLH118-like; its protein translation is MDKLNHITFSLQQGDNNNTPDDQSYLISFQQEDHTPNLHVPVVDAGMGNTGINISESSTRKKPTNRRSSKPNFDGEDDKTQKKMVHREIEKERRQGMSKLYASLRDLLPLEFVKGNRSISDHIHQAVDYIKQVEENVKGLSMKRDQLKNISGTNASYVSNNVSVNLSEGGVKIVINSCSIEDGFSLSAVLKTLLEEGLNVTSCILTKVNDRFIHSIQSEANDIALIDPSMLQQRLVFAANNQIN